The following are from one region of the Streptomyces brevispora genome:
- a CDS encoding radical SAM protein: MSSRTDPSRTDPGSTDASRTRLIERLMEQFPHVPREAVIKEDLLRGGLAFDESALSDNEDGDVKPKSYFIFSFDHGTLPELGAAALRRPPEEIVLTGGPYELRRTVVSVRVNPASPYRVAADADGVLGLYLDGRWISDVGLPPMPDYYRHKLENGKSVMEVAPTIQWGYLVYLTVFRVCQYFGAKEECQYCDINHNWRQHKAAGRPYTGVKPVEEVLEALAIIDRYDTAKTSTAYTLTGGAITSHIGGRDEADFYGRYAKAIEERFPGRWIGKVVAQALPKADVQRFHDYGVQIYHPNYEVWDPRLFELYCPGKERYVGRDEWHRRILDSAEVFGARNVIPNFVAGVEMAEPFGFTTVKEAIESTTEGLRFFMSHGITPRFTTWCPEPTTPLGKTNPDGAPLEYHIRLLDAYRSTMEEYGLSSPPGYGQPGPGRAVFSVSSFMDSLPARPDDEG, from the coding sequence ATGTCCAGCCGCACCGACCCCAGCCGTACCGACCCGGGCAGCACCGACGCGAGCCGCACCCGCCTGATCGAACGGCTCATGGAGCAGTTCCCGCACGTGCCGCGGGAGGCCGTCATCAAGGAGGACCTGCTGCGCGGCGGCCTGGCCTTCGACGAGTCCGCGCTCAGTGACAACGAGGACGGTGACGTCAAGCCGAAGTCGTACTTCATCTTCTCCTTCGACCACGGCACCCTGCCCGAGCTGGGGGCCGCAGCCCTGCGCCGGCCGCCGGAGGAGATCGTCCTCACCGGCGGTCCGTACGAGCTGCGGCGCACCGTCGTCTCCGTGCGGGTCAACCCGGCGTCTCCCTACCGGGTCGCGGCCGACGCCGACGGCGTGCTCGGGCTCTACCTCGACGGCAGGTGGATCTCCGACGTCGGACTCCCCCCGATGCCGGACTACTACCGGCACAAGCTGGAGAACGGCAAGTCCGTGATGGAGGTCGCGCCCACCATCCAGTGGGGCTACCTCGTCTATCTGACGGTCTTCCGCGTATGCCAGTACTTCGGCGCGAAGGAGGAGTGCCAGTACTGTGACATCAACCACAACTGGCGCCAGCACAAGGCCGCGGGCCGCCCGTACACCGGAGTGAAGCCGGTGGAGGAGGTCCTTGAGGCACTGGCCATCATCGACCGGTACGACACCGCGAAGACCTCCACGGCCTACACCCTCACCGGTGGTGCCATCACCTCCCACATCGGCGGCCGGGACGAGGCCGACTTCTACGGCCGGTACGCGAAGGCCATCGAGGAGCGCTTCCCCGGCCGCTGGATCGGCAAGGTCGTCGCCCAGGCCCTTCCCAAGGCCGATGTGCAGCGGTTCCACGACTACGGTGTGCAGATCTACCACCCGAACTACGAGGTGTGGGACCCCCGGCTGTTCGAGCTGTACTGCCCCGGCAAGGAGCGCTACGTCGGCCGCGACGAATGGCACCGCCGCATCCTGGACTCCGCCGAGGTCTTCGGCGCCCGCAATGTCATTCCCAACTTCGTCGCTGGCGTGGAGATGGCTGAGCCGTTCGGCTTCACCACGGTGAAGGAGGCCATCGAATCCACCACCGAGGGCCTGCGGTTCTTCATGTCGCACGGCATCACGCCCCGCTTCACCACCTGGTGCCCCGAGCCCACCACCCCGCTGGGGAAGACCAACCCGGACGGCGCGCCGCTTGAGTACCACATCCGATTGCTGGACGCCTACCGCTCGACGATGGAGGAGTACGGGCTCAGCTCGCCCCCCGGCTACGGCCAGCCGGGTCCGGGACGCGCGGTGTTCTCCGTCAGCTCCTTCATGGACAGCCTGCCGGCCCGTCCCGACGACGAGGGGTAG
- a CDS encoding glycoside hydrolase family 25 protein, protein MLHGVDVSSHQSSFDTDGLDFVLIKATEGRSYVNPHLAEQTKRARDAGCVVGYYHFLWPGNITAQAAYFLSRAPEKAGELLAVDWEENGEGTRASNAEKDRFIREVKRLRPHHRVLLYCNRYFWLNHDTTSYAGDGLWIADYVTAGKPRIKASWRIHQYTDHPLDKDVAKFSSRAAMHTWARG, encoded by the coding sequence ATGCTCCATGGTGTCGATGTCAGCTCTCATCAGTCGTCCTTCGACACGGACGGACTGGACTTCGTCCTCATCAAGGCCACCGAAGGGCGTTCGTACGTCAACCCGCATCTTGCAGAGCAGACGAAGCGCGCTCGGGACGCGGGGTGCGTCGTCGGCTACTACCACTTCCTGTGGCCCGGGAACATCACGGCGCAGGCGGCGTACTTCCTGAGCAGGGCGCCGGAGAAGGCAGGGGAACTGCTGGCCGTCGACTGGGAGGAGAACGGTGAGGGCACCCGGGCGAGCAATGCCGAGAAGGACCGGTTCATCCGCGAGGTCAAACGACTGCGGCCGCACCACCGGGTCCTGCTGTACTGCAACCGATACTTCTGGCTGAACCACGACACCACGTCGTACGCCGGGGACGGCCTGTGGATCGCCGACTACGTCACCGCGGGCAAGCCTCGCATCAAGGCGTCCTGGCGCATCCACCAGTACACCGACCATCCTCTCGACAAGGACGTCGCGAAGTTCTCCTCGCGGGCCGCGATGCACACCTGGGCGCGGGGGTAG
- the adhP gene encoding alcohol dehydrogenase AdhP, with the protein MRAAVVRSFTEPLVVEDRPLPSPAGHQVLVRMEASGLCHTDIHAAQGDWPVKPSPPFVPGHEGIGIIEAAGNQVTHLAVGDRVAIPWLGEACGHCDHCVSGWETLCLEQQNSGYSVDGSHAEYALAHGNYVVPVPDGIDPLDAAPLTCAGVTTYKAVKLSGARPGTRALVSGIGGLGHLALQYARIFGAETIAVDVTDEKLALARELGADHVIDARVQDVAEETHRLGGADAAISLAVSNESFSAAYGALRRGGTLVLVALPAEGKLELPVFDTVLNGTKVVGSIVGTREDLAEVFRLHRLGRTRVVRESRDLADINTSIDEVLKGTVSARLVFDFGSTKA; encoded by the coding sequence ATGAGAGCCGCAGTCGTCCGCAGCTTCACCGAACCTCTCGTCGTCGAGGACAGGCCGTTGCCCAGCCCCGCCGGGCATCAGGTCCTGGTACGCATGGAGGCCTCGGGGCTGTGCCACACCGACATCCACGCGGCCCAGGGGGACTGGCCGGTCAAACCGAGTCCGCCCTTCGTCCCTGGTCACGAGGGCATCGGAATCATCGAGGCGGCCGGCAACCAGGTCACCCACCTCGCGGTGGGGGACCGGGTGGCCATCCCCTGGCTCGGTGAGGCGTGCGGACACTGCGACCACTGTGTCTCCGGCTGGGAGACGCTCTGCCTGGAGCAGCAGAACAGCGGCTACTCGGTCGACGGCAGCCATGCCGAGTACGCCCTCGCGCACGGCAACTACGTCGTGCCCGTGCCCGACGGCATCGATCCGCTGGACGCGGCGCCGCTGACCTGTGCGGGCGTCACCACGTACAAGGCGGTGAAACTCTCCGGGGCGCGCCCCGGCACCCGTGCCCTCGTCTCCGGTATCGGCGGGCTGGGGCACCTCGCCCTGCAGTACGCGCGGATCTTCGGCGCCGAGACCATCGCCGTCGACGTCACCGACGAGAAGCTGGCCCTCGCCCGGGAACTGGGCGCCGATCACGTCATCGACGCCCGCGTCCAGGACGTCGCCGAGGAAACCCACCGGCTCGGCGGCGCCGACGCGGCGATCTCGCTCGCGGTGAGCAACGAGTCGTTCAGCGCGGCCTACGGTGCGCTGCGCCGCGGCGGCACCCTCGTCCTCGTGGCACTCCCCGCAGAGGGCAAACTGGAACTTCCGGTCTTCGACACCGTGCTGAACGGCACGAAGGTCGTCGGCTCGATCGTCGGAACCCGCGAGGACCTGGCCGAGGTCTTCCGGCTGCACCGGCTCGGCCGCACCCGTGTGGTTCGCGAGAGCCGCGATCTGGCGGACATCAACACCTCGATCGACGAAGTCCTCAAGGGGACGGTGTCGGCGCGCCTCGTCTTCGACTTCGGCAGCACAAAGGCCTGA
- a CDS encoding MarR family winged helix-turn-helix transcriptional regulator encodes MNETPPSLLGLTVYLMSRTGKVARGRLAERLTERGLRLWHMAVLAALVDFGPHVQRELAARLSIDRSDIVKIVDDLSVAGLVQRARDTTDRRRVMVTVAPAGRTLLDRLHVEALAVQEDLLAPLSEAERTQLAVLLRRVYAHAQDGAGAQRPGR; translated from the coding sequence ATGAACGAGACCCCGCCCAGCCTCCTGGGGCTCACTGTCTACTTGATGTCCAGGACCGGGAAAGTGGCCCGCGGCCGGCTTGCGGAGCGGCTGACCGAGCGCGGACTGCGGCTCTGGCACATGGCCGTCCTGGCGGCACTGGTCGACTTCGGCCCGCATGTGCAACGGGAGCTGGCGGCCCGGCTCTCGATCGACCGCAGCGACATCGTGAAGATCGTGGACGACCTCTCGGTCGCCGGACTTGTGCAGCGGGCCCGCGACACAACGGACCGGCGCCGCGTCATGGTCACCGTCGCGCCGGCGGGCCGCACGTTGCTCGACCGCCTGCACGTCGAGGCGCTGGCCGTCCAGGAGGACCTTCTCGCGCCCCTGTCGGAGGCGGAACGCACACAGCTGGCAGTCCTGTTGAGACGCGTGTACGCGCATGCCCAGGACGGTGCCGGGGCGCAGCGGCCAGGCCGCTGA
- a CDS encoding HD domain-containing protein, translating to MTTDPSSVAGVQVPDTALAREATQLVRDTTSELVFHHSRRVYWFGALQGRNRDLGYDPELLYIGAMFHDLGLGERFRTSGRRFEVDSADEARRFLQGHHVPEDSVRRVWTAIALHTTPGVPQFMEPEVALVTAGVEYDVLGIGYRDISEEDRSRIVALHPRPDFKQRILGAFTDGIRQKPETTFGNVKADVLEHYVPGFERGDFVRTILDSPWPE from the coding sequence GTGACCACCGATCCCTCTTCAGTCGCCGGAGTGCAGGTTCCCGATACGGCGCTGGCGCGCGAGGCCACCCAACTGGTCCGGGACACCACCAGCGAACTCGTCTTCCACCATTCGCGCCGCGTCTACTGGTTCGGCGCCCTACAGGGCCGCAACCGCGATCTGGGTTACGACCCCGAACTCCTCTACATCGGCGCAATGTTCCACGATCTCGGGCTCGGCGAACGCTTCCGTACGAGCGGGCGCCGCTTCGAGGTGGACAGCGCGGACGAGGCGCGGCGATTCCTGCAGGGGCACCATGTCCCGGAGGACAGCGTCCGCAGGGTCTGGACGGCCATCGCACTGCACACCACACCCGGTGTCCCGCAGTTCATGGAGCCCGAAGTGGCGCTCGTGACGGCCGGGGTCGAGTACGACGTACTCGGCATCGGCTACCGGGACATCTCCGAGGAGGACCGCTCCCGGATCGTCGCCCTGCACCCGCGGCCGGACTTCAAGCAACGCATTCTCGGCGCGTTCACCGACGGCATTCGCCAGAAGCCGGAAACGACGTTCGGTAACGTCAAGGCAGATGTGCTGGAGCACTACGTGCCGGGTTTCGAGCGCGGCGACTTCGTCCGTACGATCCTCGACTCGCCCTGGCCGGAATGA